From Streptomyces sp. TLI_053, a single genomic window includes:
- a CDS encoding beta-galactosidase family protein, translated as MADRATHPALTLDGDTFLRAGRPHRIVSAAVHYFRIRPELWSDRLLRLRAMGVNTVETYVAWNFHQPAPGTGDFTGDRDLAAFVRTAGDLGLDVIVRPGPYICAEWEFGGLPAWLLADPALRLRRVDGPYLAAVDAWFDVLVPVLLPLLASAGGPVVAVAVENEYGSYGNDTAYLEHLRDGLVRRGVDCLLFTADGAEDGFQLGGRLPGLLTTGTFGSRPEESLDCLRRHQPVGPLVCMEYWTGWFDHWGTPHHLRDPEESADVLDRMLAAGASVNIYMGHGGTNFGWWNGANHDGTAYQPDTTSYDYDAPVGEAGELTRKFHLFREVIGRHLGLNPHQPPPLPARLAPQSAPVTASADLVDSLDALATVHHSPEPGPMESFGQNLGLIHYRTRLRGPLGHGELRIDGLADRAQAFLDGVPIGVLERDRPDEALPVTVPAGGAVLDLLVENMGRINYGPLLHDRKGITGGVRVDRQFQFGWEVRPLPLDDLTVLRFGPASTEEGPGFHRALFTVDAPADGFLELPGFTKGMVWLNGFALGRHWERGPQRTLYAPAPLWRAGVNEVVVLELHRPGTRIELRNRPDLGPTAPPEAPTG; from the coding sequence ATGGCCGACCGGGCCACCCACCCCGCGCTCACCCTCGACGGAGACACCTTCCTGCGGGCCGGACGCCCCCACCGGATCGTCTCCGCCGCGGTCCACTACTTCCGGATCCGCCCGGAACTCTGGTCCGACCGCCTGCTGCGCCTGCGCGCCATGGGCGTCAACACCGTCGAGACCTATGTCGCCTGGAACTTCCACCAGCCCGCACCGGGCACCGGCGACTTCACCGGCGACCGCGACCTCGCCGCCTTCGTCCGGACCGCCGGCGACCTCGGGCTCGACGTGATCGTCCGGCCCGGCCCGTACATCTGCGCCGAGTGGGAGTTCGGCGGCCTCCCGGCCTGGCTGCTGGCCGACCCCGCGCTCCGGCTCCGCCGCGTCGACGGCCCCTACCTCGCCGCCGTCGACGCCTGGTTCGACGTACTCGTGCCGGTCCTGCTCCCGCTGCTCGCCTCCGCCGGCGGACCGGTCGTCGCGGTGGCGGTGGAGAACGAGTACGGGAGCTACGGCAACGACACCGCCTACCTGGAACACCTCCGGGACGGCCTGGTCCGGCGCGGTGTCGACTGCCTGCTCTTCACCGCCGACGGCGCCGAGGACGGCTTCCAGCTCGGCGGGCGCCTGCCCGGTCTGCTGACCACCGGCACCTTCGGCTCCCGCCCCGAGGAGTCGCTGGACTGCCTGCGCCGCCACCAGCCGGTCGGCCCCCTCGTCTGCATGGAGTACTGGACCGGTTGGTTCGACCACTGGGGGACCCCGCACCACCTCCGCGACCCCGAGGAGTCCGCCGACGTCCTCGACCGGATGCTCGCCGCCGGCGCCTCCGTCAACATCTACATGGGCCACGGCGGCACCAACTTCGGCTGGTGGAACGGTGCCAACCACGACGGGACCGCCTACCAGCCGGACACCACCAGCTACGACTACGACGCCCCGGTGGGCGAGGCGGGCGAACTCACGCGCAAGTTCCACCTGTTCCGCGAGGTGATCGGGCGCCACCTCGGCCTCAATCCGCACCAGCCGCCGCCGCTGCCCGCCCGGCTCGCCCCGCAGAGCGCCCCGGTCACCGCGAGCGCCGACCTCGTGGACTCCCTGGACGCCCTCGCCACCGTCCACCACAGTCCCGAGCCCGGGCCGATGGAGAGCTTCGGCCAGAACCTCGGCCTGATCCACTACCGCACCCGGCTGCGCGGCCCCCTCGGCCACGGGGAACTCCGGATCGACGGACTCGCCGACCGCGCCCAGGCGTTCCTCGACGGCGTCCCGATCGGCGTGCTCGAACGCGACCGCCCGGACGAGGCGCTGCCGGTCACGGTGCCGGCCGGCGGGGCGGTGCTCGACCTGCTGGTGGAGAACATGGGGCGGATCAACTACGGGCCGCTGCTCCACGACCGCAAGGGCATCACCGGCGGGGTCCGGGTCGACCGGCAGTTCCAGTTCGGATGGGAGGTCCGCCCGCTCCCGCTCGACGACCTGACCGTCCTGCGCTTCGGCCCGGCGAGCACCGAGGAGGGGCCGGGCTTCCACCGCGCCCTGTTCACCGTCGACGCCCCGGCCGACGGGTTCCTCGAGCTCCCGGGCTTCACCAAGGGCATGGTCTGGCTCAACGGCTTCGCCCTCGGACGCCACTGGGAGCGCGGCCCGCAGCGCACCCTCTACGCCCCCGCGCCGCTCTGGCGGGCGGGCGTCAACGAGGTGGTCGTGCTCGAACTCCACCGGCCGGGGACCCGGATCGAGCTCCGGAACCGCCCCGACCTCGGGCCGACGGCCCCGCCGGAGGCGCCCACCGGCTGA
- a CDS encoding sugar ABC transporter permease, with the protein MLAPFLLLFTACTLVPIGYAVKLSLFTEHRSGLGFGGTETVFTGLGNYTRALGDEAFRDGFLTIAQYCLLYIPLMTALALVLALLLDSALVRAKQFFQLALFIPHAVPGIIAALIWMYLYTPGISPVLDAFEALGTQPDPLGHPLPAVVNMALWQWSGYNMVIFYAALQAIPREVLEAAVIDGAGPLRTALAIKIPLIRPSLAMVGLFTVIGSLQLFTEPMILHNTAPGVTSTWTPNMYAYTAAFERGDYGLAAASSVLLAVVAAGLSFAVTRATRSRSERVREARA; encoded by the coding sequence CTGCTCGCCCCGTTCCTCCTCCTGTTCACCGCCTGCACGCTCGTCCCGATCGGCTACGCGGTCAAGCTCAGCCTGTTCACCGAGCACCGCTCCGGCCTCGGCTTCGGCGGCACCGAGACCGTCTTCACCGGCCTCGGCAACTACACCCGGGCCCTGGGCGACGAGGCCTTCCGCGACGGCTTCCTCACCATCGCCCAGTACTGCCTGCTCTACATCCCGCTGATGACCGCCCTGGCGCTCGTCCTCGCCCTGCTGCTGGACTCCGCGCTGGTCCGCGCCAAGCAGTTCTTCCAGCTGGCCCTGTTCATCCCGCACGCCGTGCCCGGCATCATCGCCGCGCTGATCTGGATGTACCTGTACACCCCCGGGATCAGCCCCGTGCTGGACGCCTTCGAGGCGCTCGGCACCCAGCCCGACCCGCTCGGCCACCCGCTGCCGGCCGTCGTCAACATGGCCCTGTGGCAGTGGAGCGGCTACAACATGGTCATCTTCTACGCCGCGCTCCAGGCCATCCCCCGCGAGGTGCTGGAGGCCGCCGTCATCGACGGCGCCGGCCCGCTGCGGACGGCGCTCGCCATCAAGATCCCGCTGATCCGGCCCTCCCTCGCCATGGTCGGGCTGTTCACCGTCATCGGCTCCCTCCAGCTCTTCACCGAGCCGATGATCCTGCACAACACCGCACCCGGTGTGACCTCCACCTGGACCCCCAACATGTATGCCTACACCGCCGCCTTCGAGCGCGGCGACTACGGCCTGGCAGCCGCCTCCTCGGTGCTGCTCGCCGTCGTCGCCGCCGGGCTCTCCTTCGCCGTCACCCGGGCCACCCGGTCCCGGTCCGAGCGCGTACGGGAGGCCCGCGCATGA
- a CDS encoding carbohydrate ABC transporter permease produces the protein MSTRRPWTLSKGAVNGVLVLATAYTLLPLGWLLTAAAKTTADLLGGRSLTTANLNLGQNLSDLASAGDGIYFRWYLNSLLYAGIGSVLCALVCVGAGYAFHVFSFPGKETLFGLVLLGVLVPTTALALPMYLLASELEIVNTFWAVFLPSLVNPFGVYLARVFCAGYIPGEVLEAARTDGAGELRTFWSIGLRMVMPGFVTVLLFQFTAIWNNFFLPLVMLSDNRLFPVSLGLFTWNAQTRAFPEYYPLVVTGALLAVVPLVLAFVLLQRHWKAGLTAGAVK, from the coding sequence ATGAGCACCCGACGTCCGTGGACGCTGTCGAAGGGCGCCGTCAACGGCGTGCTCGTCCTGGCCACCGCCTACACCCTGCTGCCGCTCGGCTGGCTGCTCACCGCCGCCGCCAAGACCACGGCCGACCTGCTCGGCGGCCGCTCCCTGACCACCGCCAACCTCAACCTCGGGCAGAACCTGAGCGACCTCGCGAGCGCCGGGGACGGCATCTACTTCCGCTGGTACCTCAACTCCCTGCTCTACGCCGGGATCGGCTCGGTGCTCTGCGCCCTGGTGTGCGTGGGCGCCGGCTACGCGTTCCACGTCTTCTCCTTCCCCGGCAAGGAGACGCTGTTCGGCCTGGTCCTGCTCGGTGTGCTGGTGCCCACCACCGCGCTCGCCCTGCCGATGTACCTGCTCGCCTCCGAACTCGAGATCGTCAACACCTTCTGGGCCGTCTTCCTGCCCTCCCTGGTCAACCCCTTCGGCGTCTACCTCGCCCGGGTCTTCTGCGCCGGCTACATCCCCGGCGAGGTCCTGGAGGCCGCCCGCACCGACGGCGCCGGCGAACTGCGCACCTTCTGGTCGATCGGCCTGCGGATGGTGATGCCCGGCTTCGTCACCGTGCTGCTGTTCCAGTTCACCGCGATCTGGAACAACTTCTTCCTGCCGCTGGTGATGCTCTCCGACAACCGCCTCTTCCCGGTCAGCCTCGGCCTGTTCACCTGGAACGCCCAGACCAGGGCCTTCCCCGAGTACTACCCGCTGGTCGTCACCGGCGCGCTGCTGGCCGTCGTCCCGCTCGTCCTCGCCTTCGTCCTGCTCCAGCGGCACTGGAAGGCCGGTCTCACCGCGGGGGCCGTCAAGTGA
- a CDS encoding sugar phosphate isomerase/epimerase family protein — translation MPLALSTLGLPGTPLDRVVGLAADHGWHGLELRCASDQPVRLKLSAPQRRAAARTLGRAGLVPVALASYIGVAAPGPDEPVVADLLAHLRLAADLGCHRLRVFPHGGPGAGAAADARAVRRLLEVADHARSLGVRILVETHDSHRSAGALAALLDQVGHPAVGALWDLLHTWLAGENPAETHRLLGRHLGYAQVKDVASADDLTPVALGGGVLPIADCLRLLPRDGWIAWEYETPWHPRAAPLAPQLGAGRRYLAALIGR, via the coding sequence ATGCCCCTCGCCCTCTCCACCCTCGGCCTGCCCGGCACCCCCCTCGACCGGGTCGTCGGGCTGGCCGCCGACCACGGCTGGCACGGCCTCGAACTGCGCTGCGCCTCCGACCAGCCGGTCCGGCTCAAGCTGAGCGCGCCGCAGCGCAGGGCCGCGGCCCGTACCCTCGGCCGGGCCGGGCTGGTCCCGGTCGCCCTCGCCTCCTACATCGGCGTGGCCGCGCCGGGACCGGACGAACCGGTGGTCGCGGATCTGCTCGCGCACCTGCGGCTCGCCGCCGACCTGGGCTGCCACCGGCTGCGGGTGTTCCCGCACGGCGGTCCCGGCGCCGGCGCCGCCGCCGACGCCAGGGCGGTCCGCCGACTGCTGGAGGTGGCCGACCACGCCCGGTCGCTGGGCGTGCGGATCCTGGTCGAGACGCACGACTCGCACCGGTCGGCCGGCGCGCTCGCGGCCCTGCTCGACCAGGTCGGCCACCCCGCCGTCGGCGCGCTGTGGGACCTCCTGCACACCTGGCTCGCGGGGGAGAACCCGGCCGAGACCCATCGGCTCCTCGGCCGCCACCTCGGCTACGCGCAGGTCAAGGACGTCGCCTCGGCGGACGACCTCACGCCGGTCGCCCTCGGCGGGGGCGTGCTGCCGATCGCGGACTGCCTGCGGCTGCTGCCCCGGGACGGCTGGATCGCCTGGGAGTACGAGACACCCTGGCACCCCCGCGCCGCGCCGCTCGCGCCCCAGCTCGGCGCGGGCCGCAGGTATCTGGCGGCGCTGATCGGCCGTTGA
- a CDS encoding substrate-binding domain-containing protein, translated as MAMSREERRRLIVTAVGDLGGQVRLKDLADRLGIPAVTVRRDIAALAEAGRLVRSHGFVSLDHPGPERAPDHDGGPGAGRTVGLLVPSVGSYFDEVIAGARAAAAEAGARLVLGIAPYRAGNDPVQVERLLESGAQGLLLAPNLLPGRHSPACDWLDGLPVPAVLLERRSPTPDGPGSRLDTVGSDHRHGVLRALRHFADLGHDSVLLAARGDSWTAEEVRTGYHEGTRLLGLPQLPVLDTSTAEGTQTDAAPLADRIAEAVATGTRAVLVHNDQDAIRLPPLLRARGLRVPEDVALIAYDDVFAALAAPPLTAVAPPKRAVGGAAFDLLLRRLTGGSDLPVHRVALLPTLRTRTSCGALAATP; from the coding sequence ATGGCCATGTCCAGGGAGGAGCGGCGCCGGCTGATCGTCACGGCGGTCGGTGATCTCGGCGGCCAGGTACGGCTCAAGGACCTCGCCGACCGCCTGGGCATTCCCGCCGTCACCGTACGGCGCGACATCGCCGCACTGGCGGAGGCCGGCCGACTGGTCCGCTCGCACGGGTTCGTCTCGCTCGACCACCCCGGCCCCGAGCGGGCGCCGGACCACGACGGCGGCCCGGGCGCCGGACGCACCGTCGGCCTGCTGGTCCCCTCGGTCGGCTCGTACTTCGACGAGGTGATCGCCGGTGCCCGCGCCGCCGCCGCCGAGGCAGGCGCCCGGCTGGTCCTCGGCATCGCGCCCTACCGGGCCGGCAACGACCCGGTCCAGGTCGAACGGCTGCTGGAGTCCGGGGCCCAGGGCCTGCTGCTCGCCCCGAACCTGCTCCCCGGCCGGCACTCCCCCGCCTGCGACTGGCTCGACGGCCTGCCGGTCCCGGCGGTCCTGCTGGAACGGCGCTCCCCCACCCCGGACGGTCCCGGCTCCCGGCTGGACACCGTCGGCTCGGACCACCGCCACGGCGTCCTGCGCGCGCTGCGCCACTTCGCCGACCTGGGCCACGACAGCGTTCTGCTGGCCGCCCGCGGCGACTCCTGGACGGCGGAGGAGGTGCGGACCGGCTACCACGAGGGCACCCGGCTGCTCGGCCTGCCGCAGCTCCCGGTACTGGACACCTCCACCGCCGAGGGGACGCAGACCGACGCCGCCCCGCTCGCCGACCGGATCGCCGAAGCCGTCGCGACCGGCACCCGGGCGGTCCTCGTCCACAACGACCAGGACGCGATCCGACTGCCGCCGCTGCTGCGCGCCCGCGGGCTGCGGGTGCCCGAGGACGTGGCACTGATCGCCTACGACGACGTGTTCGCGGCCCTCGCCGCTCCCCCGCTGACCGCCGTCGCCCCGCCCAAGCGGGCGGTGGGCGGGGCGGCGTTCGACCTGCTGCTGCGCCGGCTCACGGGCGGCTCCGACCTCCCGGTCCACCGCGTGGCCCTCCTCCCCACCCTCCGTACCCGCACCTCCTGCGGAGCCCTGGCCGCGACTCCGTAG
- a CDS encoding DUF2264 domain-containing protein yields the protein MPLPPEDRHLSPRTGWTRAHWEAVADGLLTAVRPYASPGRALIDLPGTGPSWSGRRSDGLEGYARTFLPAALRIAGADGEDPHGLLDAYARGLDTGTRTPTAERGLTDGDPESWPLITDRGQAMVEAASIAFALRLTRPWLWDRLDAPVRDRVGRWLADALHRTPNDNNWWLFPLSVGGFLAEAGIEERAADTAVRRGLERIERFHLGDGWYTDGRPRAFDHYNGWALHLYPVLHAHLAADRALLDEYGSRLAAHLADQAHLFGGDGAPVHQGRSLTYRFAATAPLWAGALTGHTPLAPGTTRRIASGALRHFVDRGAIDDRGLLTLGWYGPEPRLVQPYSGPASPYWAGSGFLGLLLPPDHPVWTCPEQPAPAEERDTVRTLAGPNWLVQSTAADGLVRLHNHGSDDQPADHVRPDDPHYARLAHSTATGPTHDGPADNHFALLTDGAASERGRIEPVGCGPDWAASLSRPRVRGAELAGVTVTTVTLVHGADEARVHLVAGAAPGTGVRQTGWAVAGRTAGPGPGTAPQPGARASADGGRLVSELTGLHGFTGAALLTVPGGTAFGPEAAVPVLDGVLDGVGNGVGDVGEGLVGGGLLGDDAPDAGGALFACAARLTGTAVLPPLRVRLEATGAGAGGRADGTRQLSLTWPDGTTHRIGIGPGIVSVSAPVSVSHRG from the coding sequence ATGCCACTGCCCCCGGAGGACCGACACCTCAGCCCCCGCACCGGCTGGACCAGGGCGCACTGGGAGGCCGTGGCCGACGGACTGCTCACCGCCGTCCGCCCCTACGCCAGCCCCGGCCGGGCCCTGATCGACCTCCCCGGGACCGGCCCCAGCTGGTCCGGGCGCCGCTCCGACGGCCTCGAGGGCTACGCCCGCACCTTCCTGCCCGCTGCCCTGCGGATCGCCGGCGCCGACGGCGAAGACCCGCACGGCCTGCTGGACGCCTACGCGCGCGGACTCGACACCGGCACCCGCACCCCCACCGCCGAACGCGGACTCACCGACGGCGACCCGGAGTCCTGGCCCCTGATCACCGACCGGGGCCAGGCCATGGTCGAGGCCGCCTCGATCGCCTTCGCCCTCCGGCTCACCCGGCCCTGGCTCTGGGACCGCCTCGACGCCCCGGTCCGCGACCGCGTCGGCCGCTGGCTGGCCGACGCCCTGCACCGCACCCCCAACGACAACAACTGGTGGCTGTTCCCGCTCTCGGTCGGCGGCTTCCTCGCCGAGGCCGGCATCGAGGAGCGCGCCGCCGACACCGCCGTACGGCGCGGCCTGGAGCGGATCGAACGATTCCACCTCGGCGACGGCTGGTACACCGACGGCCGTCCCCGCGCCTTCGACCACTACAACGGCTGGGCCCTGCACCTCTACCCCGTCCTGCACGCCCACCTCGCCGCCGACCGCGCCCTGCTGGACGAGTACGGCTCCCGGCTCGCGGCCCACCTCGCCGACCAGGCCCACCTGTTCGGCGGCGACGGTGCTCCCGTCCACCAGGGCCGCTCCCTCACCTACCGCTTCGCCGCCACCGCGCCGCTCTGGGCCGGCGCCCTCACCGGACACACCCCGCTCGCGCCCGGCACCACCCGCCGGATCGCCTCCGGCGCGCTGCGCCACTTCGTCGACCGCGGTGCGATCGACGACCGCGGCCTGCTCACCCTCGGCTGGTACGGACCGGAACCACGACTCGTCCAGCCGTACTCCGGCCCGGCCTCGCCGTACTGGGCCGGCAGCGGCTTCCTCGGCCTGCTGCTCCCGCCCGACCACCCGGTCTGGACCTGCCCCGAGCAGCCCGCCCCGGCGGAGGAGCGCGACACCGTACGGACCCTGGCCGGGCCGAACTGGCTGGTCCAGTCGACGGCGGCCGACGGCCTGGTCCGGCTGCACAACCACGGCAGCGACGACCAGCCGGCCGACCACGTCCGGCCCGACGACCCGCACTACGCCCGCCTCGCCCACTCCACCGCGACCGGTCCCACCCACGACGGCCCCGCGGACAACCACTTCGCCCTGCTGACCGACGGTGCGGCGAGCGAGCGCGGCCGGATCGAGCCCGTCGGCTGCGGCCCGGACTGGGCGGCCTCCCTCAGCCGCCCCCGGGTCCGCGGCGCGGAACTCGCCGGAGTGACGGTCACCACCGTCACCCTGGTGCACGGCGCCGACGAGGCACGGGTCCACCTGGTCGCCGGCGCGGCCCCCGGCACCGGCGTCCGCCAGACCGGTTGGGCCGTCGCCGGCCGGACCGCCGGGCCGGGCCCCGGGACCGCACCGCAGCCGGGCGCCCGCGCCTCGGCCGACGGCGGACGCCTCGTCAGCGAACTCACCGGGCTGCACGGCTTCACCGGGGCCGCGCTCCTCACCGTCCCGGGCGGCACCGCCTTCGGCCCCGAGGCGGCCGTGCCGGTGCTCGACGGAGTCCTCGACGGAGTCGGGAACGGAGTCGGCGATGTCGGCGAAGGACTTGTCGGCGGAGGACTTCTCGGCGACGACGCCCCCGACGCCGGCGGCGCCCTGTTCGCCTGCGCGGCGCGCCTCACCGGCACCGCCGTCCTGCCCCCGCTCCGAGTACGGCTGGAGGCGACCGGGGCCGGGGCGGGGGGCAGGGCCGACGGCACCCGGCAGCTGAGCCTGACCTGGCCGGACGGCACCACCCACCGGATCGGCATCGGACCAGGCATCGTCTCGGTCTCGGCCCCCGTCTCCGTCAGCCACCGCGGTTAG
- a CDS encoding sugar ABC transporter substrate-binding protein has product MRSSAFPRRRALRATAAATAVALSVTLLAACGSSGGGSTSSASAEDGKPVDLLFWGWAKGTKEVVEAFNASHPNIRITFEEIPAGNAGGYAKLSNAVKAGNAPDVFNVEYPQLPDFVSQGAVQDISKLVGQDLKAKYLPQAAELTSLGGRTWALPLDAAPQAFYYRKDLFEKAGITVPKTWDEFRTAAQKLKAAQPDTRIATFFPDDPTTFEAMAWQNGARWFSTSGEAWKTDLTGPETKKVSAYWQQLVDEDLVRVQPSFSQQWTASLQKGETAGYLGASWGGGVLKSNLATTPDAAGKWAVAAMPSWDGTPASGMLGGTTFAVSKDSKKAKAAVEFAAWATTTPEGIKARIASGTSSTYPAATELVPTAAKAFNSDFYGGQDLYGLYAHAADSIKSGWTWGPVMGLTNGTVKDAFGKVAGRTGTIDDALAAAQQSTLAELKNRGLKVAQ; this is encoded by the coding sequence ATGCGCTCGTCCGCGTTCCCCCGCCGCAGAGCCCTTCGTGCCACCGCCGCCGCCACCGCCGTCGCGCTCTCCGTAACCCTCCTGGCCGCCTGCGGCAGCAGTGGCGGCGGGTCGACCTCCAGCGCCTCCGCCGAGGACGGCAAGCCCGTCGACCTCCTCTTCTGGGGCTGGGCCAAGGGCACCAAGGAGGTCGTCGAGGCCTTCAACGCGAGCCACCCGAACATCCGGATCACCTTCGAGGAGATCCCGGCCGGCAACGCCGGCGGCTACGCGAAGCTCTCCAACGCCGTCAAGGCCGGCAACGCCCCCGACGTGTTCAACGTCGAGTACCCGCAGCTGCCGGACTTCGTCAGCCAGGGCGCCGTCCAGGACATCTCCAAGCTCGTCGGCCAGGACCTCAAGGCCAAGTACCTGCCGCAGGCCGCCGAGCTGACCTCGCTCGGCGGCCGCACCTGGGCGCTGCCGCTGGACGCCGCACCGCAGGCCTTCTACTACCGCAAGGACCTCTTCGAGAAGGCCGGCATCACCGTCCCCAAGACCTGGGACGAGTTCCGCACCGCCGCCCAGAAGCTCAAGGCCGCCCAGCCGGACACCCGGATCGCCACCTTCTTCCCCGACGACCCCACCACCTTCGAGGCGATGGCCTGGCAGAACGGGGCCCGCTGGTTCAGCACCTCCGGCGAGGCCTGGAAGACCGACCTGACCGGGCCCGAGACCAAGAAGGTCTCCGCCTACTGGCAGCAGCTCGTCGACGAGGACCTGGTCCGCGTCCAGCCCTCGTTCAGCCAGCAGTGGACCGCCTCCCTGCAGAAGGGCGAGACCGCCGGATACCTCGGCGCCTCCTGGGGCGGCGGTGTGCTGAAGTCCAACCTCGCCACCACCCCCGACGCCGCCGGCAAGTGGGCGGTCGCCGCCATGCCCAGCTGGGACGGCACCCCCGCCAGCGGCATGCTCGGCGGCACCACCTTCGCCGTCTCCAAGGACAGCAAGAAGGCAAAGGCCGCCGTGGAGTTCGCCGCCTGGGCGACCACCACCCCCGAGGGCATCAAGGCCCGGATCGCCTCCGGCACCTCCTCCACCTACCCCGCCGCCACCGAACTCGTCCCCACCGCCGCGAAGGCCTTCAACAGCGACTTCTACGGCGGCCAGGACCTCTACGGCCTCTACGCGCACGCCGCCGACTCGATCAAGTCCGGCTGGACCTGGGGCCCCGTGATGGGGCTCACCAACGGCACCGTCAAGGACGCCTTCGGCAAGGTCGCGGGCAGGACCGGCACCATCGACGACGCGCTCGCCGCCGCCCAGCAGTCCACCCTCGCCGAGCTCAAGAACCGCGGGCTGAAGGTCGCCCAGTGA